In Deinococcus radiotolerans, the genomic stretch TGCCGTCCCAGCGTCCTCCGCAGCCGGCGCCGCCCTGACCGCCGACGAAGGTCATGTTGGTGAACCGCTCGTGACGGCCCTTGACCTGCGTTTTGTAGTTCAGGCCGTAATCCCCCTGCCCGAACCGCGCCCGGTACCCCTGCTTGATGCTGAGGCTGTCGGTCGTGCTGAACCACTTGGTGTCTGAGGTCAGCCAGGTGTGGTCGTAGCGGATCTCGGCCTTGATGGCGAGGCTCGCTTTCCACTCGCTGAACAGCGTGAACGGGTTGTACGCGTCGCCGACGGACGCTTCCCCATTCAGTTCGCCGCCCACGGTGAAGCCCAGCGCGTTGGTGCTGCCGGTCGTGCTGATCGCGGTGTCGGTGTAGCTTACGCCGCAATTGTTGTCGAGCACGATGGTGGTCCCGCCGCACACCAACCACGATCCGTACCACTTGGCGGCTTTAAAGCTGGGCGTTCCGAACGTTTTCAGAGGGGTGCTGTATGTGTAATCCGTACATGGGGTGGTCGTGGAGCAGGTCGCCAGCGTCGTGACATACGACGGGTTGTTCAGCCGGACGAGTCCCTCATTGCCGTAGTACTTTCGCCCGACCCAGAGTTGCGCCGGGACTGCCAGCGCCTGGAGCAGGGTTGGCGTGTCCTCCTCTGCTGCGGTGTCGGTCGCGTGCCCCACCAGGAGGCCGCGCAGCCAGGACGCCCGACCGTCGGTCTCGGCGTTTGCGGTCTGCACGCTGCCCGCCTCCAGCAGCACGACCGACTGGCCGCCGTCCGTCCTGGGAATGGCTCGAATGAGGTAGCTGCCCGCCCCACCCCGGAAGTCGAAGGCGGCCATGGTCACGTCGCCGAACGTCCCCGGTTGAGTGGCGCCGCCCTCAATGAGCACGGGCACCCCCTGAGCCCGGGCGAGTTTCAGCACCGCGAGTTGATCCGGGTTGTTGGCCTGGAGGCGGGCGGCGTCGGCGTAGACGAGGTGCACGCCGCCCCGCGTCAGGGCCTGGCGCAGGTTCTGGGGTGTGGACACGGGTGTGGCGTCGAAGGCTGACGAGCGCTGCAACGTGCGGCCGTAGTCGCCGGAGAGGTCAGTCAGTGGCAGGACGTGCACCTTACCGGCCGGTTGGGACGCGCTCTGGTCCTCAGGCGCCTGCGCGGCGGGAGGCGTGGGGGCAGGGCTCAGCGATCCGCAGCCCGCCAGGGCCAGGGTCAGCAGGGTAAGGGGGGCCATCAGGGTCAGTCGGTGAATGGTCATGGTCGCGGTGCTCCCGGAAGGTCAGTAGAGAGGGAAGGGTGGGTCGGAGGTGCGGCAGGCCAGAACAAATCATCTGCTCGGGCCAGTCGTCTCAGGGGGCCCAGGGGGCCACGAAGTCAAACGTCGCGTCGACCCGGAAGGTGTAGTTGTTCTGCTCGGTGTTGAGCAGCAGGTTGCTGGAGTAATGCCGGACGTTGTAGTTGAGGTAGTTCACGGGGACGAGCCCCACGCCCACGTTGCCGATCAGCGGCGGCGTCAGGCAGAACGTGGCGTCATTGTTGAAGGCCTGGGTCGCGTCGTTCTTCCACAGGTACAGCTTGAAGTTCGTGTGCCGCAGGAAATACCCGGGGTAATTGACGGACTCGAAGGAGTAGCAGTTGGAGTCGGCCAGGCCGGTGCGCAGAACCCACGTGGCGTCCGCTTTTCTCGTGGCCGTGCTGGTGGAACTCACGGGCCGGATCACGCCAATGAAGTTCTCGTGGGCGATGTAGTTGTTGCTGACGGCGGGCGTGACGGCGCGCAGGGACACACGCTGATTCACGGCCACGGCCGCGGCATTCGAGGTACTGACGAGCGCCGCGAGAAGCAGCGCAGACCGCAGGGCGAGCGGGGACAGAATGGGCATGGAATGAACCTCCTGCGCGGCGCGCAGTGACGCGATGGGAACCGTGGAGGACGCGGGCGGTTGGCCGTTCGCGGTGGGCACTCAGATCTCGCCCGGATCTACGACGGCGGCTTCGACATCGTTGATGCAGTCCTGGGCGGTGTTGTACAGGAACGAAGAGCCTCGGCTGGCCGCGTCGTTCAGGGCATTGGCGTTGATGATGGCGTTGGCGGCGTTGGCTGCCTGGACCACGTCCATGACCTGTCCAGCCGCGCCGAGCTGTTCGTTCTTGTGGTCCAGCAGGCGGTTCAGGAGGGGCTGAATGATGCCGAAGAACATCAGGGGCGCGCCCAGGGCGCCGGCCGTCGGGATCCAGCCGCTCGTGGAGTTGAAGCCGTACCGGCCGATGACGTAGGTCACTGTGCCACTGGACGCCATGAGGACCACGCCGCCCACCGTTTTGGCCAGGAAGATGCGTTTGCGTTCCAGCGCCAGTACGCGGCGGCTGTTATACGTGAGGCATTCCCCGAAGCCGTCGAACAAGGACCGGTTGGCGTTGCTCAGGGCCGTCAGGATGTCCCGCTCGTAGCGCCGGCGGCAGTCGTCGGACGCTGCCACGCTACTCGCGCAGTAATTGCGCAGTTCATTGAACGAGGTGTTGTTGAGAAATCCCATTTTGGCATCAGCCGCAGACCGCAACACGAGCGTTTCGAATTCGTCGTCGAGGTACTGCGCGGTCAGCCGGAGGTCGCCGCTGGACTGGGTCCTGTCCGGGGCGGGGGTGGTTGCGGGCGCCTGGGGTCCGGCCACGTTGCAGGATGTCAGGATCAGGGCGGAGGATAGCAGGAGCGAAGCGGTGGGTCTCAGGACGGGGTGTGTCATGGGGACGTCCTTCTGCGGCGGTGGCCCGCAGGGGCCTGGGCCGGGCTGCACAGGGCCGGCACCAGGCGAACAGTGAGTTGTGGGAGGGGTGCGGGTATCTGGGGCCACACGCTGAAAGCGCGCGGCGTTCTCGGGGTAGGGGTCCTCCTTTGACCGTGCGCGGACTCCACGGCAGCCCGTCAGACTCGCGCCAGGCGGTCAGAATGCTGCGCTGATTGAACAGTGAGGTAGAGCGCTTTTCGGTGCCTGTACCGTACAGAGTGAGGTGGGAAATCCGAGGGAAATTTTTCTTCACGGGCCCTTCAGAAAAGTGTGTGTTCTGACTGCCGCGCAGCGCCTCCATCCCTTCCCATAGAGGCCTGGCGCGGTCCCAATCTGAGCGGGTGGCCTCCAGACCCAGCTCATCTGCTTCATCCGCTGCCTGTGAAAGGAGCCCCTCATGCCTGCACTGTTCCGCTCACTTGACCCCCTGCCCTCTCCACGGCTGCAGGACGTGCCGCGCACCCGTCTGCTGGCCGCCATCCACGCCGCCCGCGACGCGAACGTCGTGGTGCTGCACGGCGGCGCCGGGTTCGGCAAGACGACCCTCCTCGCGCAGTGGGCGCAAGCCGAGGCGCAGCGGGAGGCCTTCAGTGCCCTGGCGGCCCTGAGCCTGACCGACGAGCAGGCCGACGCCACCGGGTTCATACGGGCCCTTCTGAAGGCCGTTCAGGACGCCGAAGCCCACGTCTCTCTGGACGCCGCGCGGGGCGCGCTGGCCCAGCAGTCCCCGCTCCGGGCGGCGGGCCTGCTCGCGGAGACCCTCAACGACTTGCCCGGCAGCCTGCTGCTCCTGCTTGACGGCGCGCAGCACCTCAGCACACCCGCTCAGCAGTGCCTGGAGCGGTTCATTCAGGTGCTGGCCGAAGGGCATCAGGTGGGCCTGAGCGTGTACGACCCGTCCGCGGTGCCGTTCCTCACCGCGCTCACGGCGCGGGGGGCCGTGATGGCGTTCGGTCCGTCCGAGCTGGCGTTCACGGAGGAGGAGACGCGGCGCGCGCTGCCGTGGCTCGCCCCGGGCGAACCGCTCCCCCTGCCGCACGATGAGCTGGAGGGCTGGCCCATCGCGGTCGGCCTGCTGCGGTCCGGCCCGGCCACCGCCGGGTCGCTGGACGCACTGGCCCGCTGGGCCCTGGACCGGCTGCCGCCAGACGTCCGGGTCACCGTGCAGGACATGAGCGTCTGGAGCGAATGGGGCGAAGCCGAAGCGCGCGAGCTGGATGTGCCGCCGGTCGCCACGTGGCTGGAGGACGTCACCCGGGCGGGGTTGCCGGTCGCTGTCCAGCAGGACGGTCAGGCGAGGCCTCACGGGCTGCTGCGGCGGCAACTCAAGGCCGAACTCGCGCTGCGCCCCGAGCGGGCCGCGCGGTGCTGGCAGCGGGCAGCGGCCACGTACGAGCGGCAGGGACAGCTGCTCGAGGCTCTACGGGCCGCGCAGGCGGGCGGCGCGGCTGGAGAGGCCCTGAGGCTCGCGGAGCGTGTGACGGCGCAGCACTGGCCCCGCCGGGAGTTCTGGCTGGCCCGCGAGATCCTGGAAGGCTTCGCCGTACATACCTTGCCGGTCCTCCTCCAGCAGCGCCTCGCGGTCGCGCAGCTCGAGACGGGGCGCGCAGCGCAGGGGGCCGCGCTCCTCCAAGCGTTGTCGGAGGCCACAGACCTCGCGGCGTGCTCGTGGCTGGCGCTCGCCGAGCACGCGTGGCGCCAGGGAGACATGACGGTCTTGCGGACGTACCTGGACGCCGCGGCGCGGGTCGCCAGCACGGCCGCAGAGCAGGTGCAGCTCGAACGGTTTGAAGTGCGGGCGCTGATCCGCCTGGGCCGATTCGACGTGGCGCTGCCCCGGGTGGAGGCGCTGGTGCAGCGGGCCGAGGCGCTGGGTGAACCCTACGAACTCGGGGCGTGCCTCTCCCTGCGCGGCATCGTGCTGTTCAGCCTGGGCCGCACGGCGGACGGCGTGCGCGCCCTGCAGCAGGAACTGGCCTTCTACGACATACAGCACACGCCGTACAGCGGGATTCCCGCGCGCATGAACCTGGCCCTGTGCTTCGCCTTTCAAGGGCAGTTCGATGACGCGCTGCGTGAAGCGCGGCGGGCGGCGCAGGACGCCCACGCGTCCTTCAGCCGCAGCGCGGCACGCACCTGGATCACCCTGATTCTCGTGCACCTGATGCGCCGGGAGTACGCGGCCGCCCACGACGAAGTGCAGCGCGCGCTGGGCAGCCTCGACCTGCGCACGCTCGCCCCGCAGGAGCGCACGGACCTGTGGGTGCACGCCCTGGAATGCGCGGCGCGCACAGGAGATGCGGCGCTGCGCGCGCAGGCTGAGCGGACCCTGGACGCCTGCCTGCTGGAGTTCCCGCAGGCCCGCGCGCCCCAGTGGGCGTTTGTGCACCGCGCTGTGGCCTTCACGCAGGCTCGACTGCACCTGCTGCGGCCGCCCGGGCAGGATGAGGCGACCTGGCGTGAACTGGCCGGAGCGCTCACGGAAATGCTCCGCCAGCCCATCCCGTACGGGCCGCCCGCGATGCATGAACTGCACGTGCGGCTGTTCCTGGCCGAAGCGCAGCGCCGGGCAGGGCTGCCCTGGGAGGAGAACGTCAAGGCGATGGGACCACTCGTGCCGCTGCCGCTGGTGACTGGCCTCCTGCGCACGACCGAACCGGACCTGCCGGGCGTGTTCAGCCACCTGCGGCAGGAGGCGTGGTGGCCCGCGCACCTCCCGGCGCCTGTGGCCGAACGGGCCCAGGGGCCTACCCGCCCACACCTGCGCGTCCGCTCCCTGGGCCGGGTCGAGGTCACGCTGGACGGCCAGGCCGTGCAGTTTCCATTCGCGAAGTGCGAGGAGCTGCTAATGTGGCTGGCGCTCCATGGCCCGAGCTCCCGCGCGCAGATCATCAACGCGCTCTGGGACGGCTCGAACAATCCCGCGCACGCCGAGTACTTCCGCCTGATCGTGCGGCGGTTGCGCACTGCCCTCACCCAGGCCGGCGCGGCCCACCTGAATCCGGTTCCTTATACGCATGGGCTCTACAGCCTCCATGAGGACCTGGACGTGTGGGTAGATGTGCGGGCCGCGCTGGAGGGGACAGGTTCCGAAGAGCAGGGACGTGACGCCGCCCTCGCCGGGGTCTTTTTGCCCAGGCACGCGTCAGAGTGGGTGCAGGCCGTCCGGGCCCGACTCGTGGACGCCGCGCTCTCCTCGCTGCACCAGCAGGCAGAGGAGGTAGAGAGCCACGCCCCGGACCGCGCGCGGCAGCTGTATCAGCGGATGCTGGTCTTCGACCCCCTCTCGGAGGCGGCGCACGCGGGCGTCCTGCGGTGCTGCGAGGCGCTGGGCGACCAGGTGGGGATGCAGGCGGCGCTCCGGGCGCGCAAGCGGGCGCTGTTCAGCTCAGCGGCAAACGGTCTCTCCTGAAGCGCTCAGCTGCTCGAGTCACCCGAGCAGGTTCATGCTTCACGTGCGTCAATTGAAACCAGCAAGCCGTCCTGGCACGCTGTACTGCTGGTGGTCACGTCACCGTACGGGGAGGCCGATCCAAGGGCGCTCTCCGATGGTCGATGAGCCCAGGGCACACCTGAGCCTATGGGAGGGCACGGTGCCCACGAACACTGTCGTGCCCGGTAGGTCAGGAAGGCGTGCTGTCGGGCGACCGGCCATACCCCACAGGCTCGCGCGAGCATTCACCGGCCTTGACGCACGCTGTGCGGCCAGGGCAGATCAGCCCCAGGACGCAGAGGTACGAGCGACGTCAGGTGGACCGGGGCGGCGCCGGATCGACTGAGCCAGACTGCAAAATTACCTTCAGCACGCCCTGCACGGCCGCGGGGACGTCCCGGCTGGTGACGGCGCCGTACGAGCGGTGAACTGGCCAGGGCAGCGCCTGCACGCGTACACCAGCCGGCACCTCGGTCAGGGCCAGCGCGGGCAGCAGGGCAAACCCCAACTGTTTGGCCACCAGCGCCAGAATGGCCTGCTCCGTCGCCAGGCTCAGGGCCGGATGGAGTCGGACGCCCCGCTGGGCCAGGACGTCGGGAATCTGCCGGTCGTGGGCGCTGCCCAGATGAATGTACGGGCGGGACCAGACGTCCTCATCCTGCCAGCCGGCCGGCAGGACAAGCAGGTAGGGGTCGGCGCCCAGGACGTGCACGGCGAGATCCGGGCTGGGCCACACCTGGGTCAGGCCGATGTCGGCCTCACCACGCCGGACGGCGTCATACACGGCCGGGCGGTCCAGGTACGCGTCACTCACCTGAATCTGAACGCCCGGCAGTTGCGCCTGAATGAGGGGCAGGGCGCGCGGCACCAGGTGCCGGGCGAGGCTGGGAAAACTGGCGATGCGGACGATCCCACTCAGGGCCGCTTCCGCCCGGGTGGCGGCTTCGAAGGCGGCCAGCTGGACCAGGAGCTGCTCGGCCCGGGGCAGCAGGCGCTCGCCCGTACCGGTCAGCGTCATGCCGCGGCCGCCCCGGTGAAGGAGCGTCACGCCGAGATGCGTTTCCAGGTGACGTAGGGCGTGGCTGACGGCCGACTGCGTGAGATTCAGGTCCACCGCGGCGCTGCTCACGCGGCCCGTGCGGGCCGTCGCCACGAAGGCGCGCAGCTGCGTGAGGGTCAGGCCTTTCATGAATGAAATTCATAGCACGGGCGTGCGGTGCAGTTCGCGCATCACGCGGCCCGCCGCACGGCCTACCGTGACTGGTACCGATGTCACCCCACCACGAGGCCCCTATGACTGAACCCTGCTCCTGGTTCGACCGCACCGAGCAGCTCGCCCTGACCCTCACCCGCTGGCCAAGCGTGACGGCCACCCCCGATGAGGCGGCGTTCGGCCCGCGGTTGCGGGACCTGCTGGCCTCCTGGCCGTACTTTGAGGCGCACCCGGATCACCTGTGGCTCTCTCCCATTCCCGGTAGTGACGCCAGCAACGTC encodes the following:
- a CDS encoding LysR family transcriptional regulator, yielding MKGLTLTQLRAFVATARTGRVSSAAVDLNLTQSAVSHALRHLETHLGVTLLHRGGRGMTLTGTGERLLPRAEQLLVQLAAFEAATRAEAALSGIVRIASFPSLARHLVPRALPLIQAQLPGVQIQVSDAYLDRPAVYDAVRRGEADIGLTQVWPSPDLAVHVLGADPYLLVLPAGWQDEDVWSRPYIHLGSAHDRQIPDVLAQRGVRLHPALSLATEQAILALVAKQLGFALLPALALTEVPAGVRVQALPWPVHRSYGAVTSRDVPAAVQGVLKVILQSGSVDPAPPRST
- a CDS encoding AAA family ATPase, translating into MPALFRSLDPLPSPRLQDVPRTRLLAAIHAARDANVVVLHGGAGFGKTTLLAQWAQAEAQREAFSALAALSLTDEQADATGFIRALLKAVQDAEAHVSLDAARGALAQQSPLRAAGLLAETLNDLPGSLLLLLDGAQHLSTPAQQCLERFIQVLAEGHQVGLSVYDPSAVPFLTALTARGAVMAFGPSELAFTEEETRRALPWLAPGEPLPLPHDELEGWPIAVGLLRSGPATAGSLDALARWALDRLPPDVRVTVQDMSVWSEWGEAEARELDVPPVATWLEDVTRAGLPVAVQQDGQARPHGLLRRQLKAELALRPERAARCWQRAAATYERQGQLLEALRAAQAGGAAGEALRLAERVTAQHWPRREFWLAREILEGFAVHTLPVLLQQRLAVAQLETGRAAQGAALLQALSEATDLAACSWLALAEHAWRQGDMTVLRTYLDAAARVASTAAEQVQLERFEVRALIRLGRFDVALPRVEALVQRAEALGEPYELGACLSLRGIVLFSLGRTADGVRALQQELAFYDIQHTPYSGIPARMNLALCFAFQGQFDDALREARRAAQDAHASFSRSAARTWITLILVHLMRREYAAAHDEVQRALGSLDLRTLAPQERTDLWVHALECAARTGDAALRAQAERTLDACLLEFPQARAPQWAFVHRAVAFTQARLHLLRPPGQDEATWRELAGALTEMLRQPIPYGPPAMHELHVRLFLAEAQRRAGLPWEENVKAMGPLVPLPLVTGLLRTTEPDLPGVFSHLRQEAWWPAHLPAPVAERAQGPTRPHLRVRSLGRVEVTLDGQAVQFPFAKCEELLMWLALHGPSSRAQIINALWDGSNNPAHAEYFRLIVRRLRTALTQAGAAHLNPVPYTHGLYSLHEDLDVWVDVRAALEGTGSEEQGRDAALAGVFLPRHASEWVQAVRARLVDAALSSLHQQAEEVESHAPDRARQLYQRMLVFDPLSEAAHAGVLRCCEALGDQVGMQAALRARKRALFSSAANGLS
- a CDS encoding AbfB domain-containing protein, which translates into the protein MPILSPLALRSALLLAALVSTSNAAAVAVNQRVSLRAVTPAVSNNYIAHENFIGVIRPVSSTSTATRKADATWVLRTGLADSNCYSFESVNYPGYFLRHTNFKLYLWKNDATQAFNNDATFCLTPPLIGNVGVGLVPVNYLNYNVRHYSSNLLLNTEQNNYTFRVDATFDFVAPWAP